In Leptospira bourretii, the genomic window TAAGTCGATCATACTTCCAAACTTTGTATCCACCTGTTTTACCGTTTCGGGGAGAGGAAGAAGTACTTCAGGGATCCAAGGTTTCATCCTGCAGTCAAAAACGATAGGAACTTGATATGCGATATGGTTCCCTATGGTTTCCGTTCTGGCATAGACATCAGATGCTGGTTCCATTCTCGTAAACATAGTCCAAATAAAATCAGAATCGGTTTTTACTGCATCCTCGGAATCATCCACAAGAAATACATAATGGAAACGACCAAGGTCTTCTCCAAGCAACCGATTTGCCAATTGGTCATTTGGAGTGAAAGCAGATCCTTCCACCACAAGAACTCCAGGTAAAAAAACTTTTGGTTTTGTGAATCGTTTGTCTTTTAGATTTCCTGTAAACTCTCTTGGTAGGTTTGGAAACTTTATTGGTGCATTGGCATCGGTGATTCCCATCCATAAAAGTTTACTACCTTTGTTGACCGTTCCACTTGTATAATCCAATGTATCTTGGCTAATATGACTGAAGATAAAAAAATCTGTTTTTGGATCCGATCTTTCTGTGATGACTTTGAACGTTTCTGAAAAGTTTTTTAAATTCACTTTTTCGTTTGTGACAAGTAAACATTTTGTGAGTGAAAGTTGCCCTTCTCCTAAGATCCGAAGAGCTCCCATAAAAGCTTCGCGAAAATACCTTTCTTTTACAACAGCGGCCGCAAGGGAATGAACTCCCGATTCTTCATAGGCCCAAACACCAAGCACTTGTGGCATCACCAGTGGGAACATGGGTGAAAGTAAATCCTGTAAAAACTCTGCGATATAATGGTCTTCTTGGGGAGGCCTTCCCACAACCGTAGCTGCCCAGATGGCATCCTTCCGATGGAGAACATGCGTTAGGTCCAAATAAGGATAATCATGTAACAACGAATAGTATCCGTAATGATCGCCGAAAGGACCTTCTGGTTTTCTTAAATGGGGAGGGATCGAACCGATCAGAGCAAAGTCGGCATCGGCAACAATCGGATAAGGAGAAATTGTTTTGTCTTTTTTCATCCGGAGTTTTTCACCCATAAGAAAGGATGCAAAAACAAGTTCCGGGATTTCTTCTGGAAGTGGCGCAACCGCTGCTATGGTCAAAGCTGGTGGCCCACCAATGTACACATGAGCTGGCAAGGACTCTCCTTTTTTTTCCGCTTCGTAATAATGAAAGCCACCACCCCTGTGGATTTGGATGTGCATCCCCACCGTTTTGTCGCCGAAAAGTTGCACCCGGTACATTCCTAAATTTCCATTGCCCGATTCGGGATGTTGGGTATAAACCAATGGCAAGGTGACAAAGGCTCCTCCATCTCTCGGCCAAGAAACCACTTGCGGTAACTCGTTTGTAGATAGAACGCTACCAGAGAGAACTGGGGCCCTTCTCACCTGTTTTAAGCCCACTTGGAAAGGCAAAAGTCCAAGGGAACGTTCTTTCCAAAGTTTGGAAAACCTAGGGGGAAATATCTCTTTTGCGAGTTTGGCAAGCCTTTGGATGGTCGCCACAGGTTTTGGGCCAAAGGCCAAATGAATTCGTTTTTCAGACCCATAAAGATTCGTGGCAACGGGAAACTTGGTCCCTTTGACATTGGTAAAAAGAAGGGCTGGGCCTTTTTTGGCCACAACTCGTCTCTGGATCTCTGCCAGTTCCAGATAAGGATCCACGGGATCGGAAATCACATGGAGTTCTCCCTCTGTTTGCAAAAGTCGGACAAAATCATTGGTGGATCGTAGTGAAACCATAAAAAGGAATGGACGGCTCCTTGTTTTCTTAAACTCTTAAGGGCATAAATTCTATGTCCCAAGAACCAAATACCACACAACCAATCATTACCGATATCAAAAGAATTGCTGTCTGCGGAGGATCTTTAGGAAGAGAGAGGCGCTCCTATGTGCGGGGACAGGTGGTGGATGTCGGGATTACGGATCTTATGAAGGCAGAAGGCCTTTGGGATTTAATGACGGGGCTTTTTATTGGGGAAGAAACAAAAATCACACCGTTCTTAGACTTTTCTTTGGCTCCAGTGCGTAAGCCCGTTTTAAAATTAGAAGTCTTTGATACCGGTGGAAATAAAATCTACACTTCAGGAAAAATCAAAGCCGATGAGGATGGTTTTTTTTCCTGCGAAATTCGAGACAAACTCCCTGTCGGATTTCATGACTTCCAAGTGATACTAGAAGGATTGGATAGTTTTCGCCAATACTCCAAAGACTTAGCCCATCTAAATAATACAGAAGATTCTATCTTAGGAAAGACAACCCTTGTAGGAAAAGGAAAACTCCGAATCCTTGCAGAAGACTACAAAGGGATGGTGGTGACTTCCGACATTGACCAAACTTATCTTGCCACAGACATTCATTCAGGAAAAGGCAAGTTCACAGCAGTTTTTGAAACACCTAACCAGAAGCAGGCGCTACCTGGGATGCCGGAACTTTATAGAGAACTTCGCAGTTCTTTATCCAATGCTCCTTTAGCTTTTATCTCTGCCAGTCCTCATTTTTTTCGTCGCACTATGCTTGCCACCATCGCCAAAGATGGGATCCAAATCGAATCCTTACATTTAAAATATTTAGAAGGAACCATCAAAGGTGTTTTTGATAAAGTACTCGGAACTATCTTTAATCCTATCGAATTTTTGCAAAATGGATTTAAACCAGCATGGTCCAGGACAAAAAAATTCTTAGGTGCTTCTTATCAAAGTCTCTTTGACCAAATGTCTTATAAACTTTCCATCCTACTCTATGACCGAGTGTATCTTCCCACAGAGGCCAAGGAAATTCTTCTGGGTGACAACACAGAATCAGATTATATGATCTTTACTTTGTACCAAATCATCTGTATGGGAAAACTCTCAGGTGATGAATTAGAAGAATATTTGTACAAACTAAACTTTCTCGGTCGCGATGCCATCACAAGAGATTCTGCCAAAAAAATTAGACTACTCGCAGAAGAAATCCAAAGAATCCACGGGACCATCAATCCGGTGGCACTCAGTCTTATCAACCGAACAAGCCATGGTCCGAGTGAAGTGGAAATGCGGGAAAAGGTAAGGGAGGCATTGCCTACGGGGATGTATGACTCAGTTTTTTCCAAGGAACAAGCGTTCTATGGAATAGAAGGAGCAATGGGAATGGCAGTGCTTCTAGAAAGTGAAGGATACTTAAATCTGGAACAGATTTTAGCAATTGTTGCGGGAATGATTGGAAAAGTGTTGGAAGGAAAACTTGTGGATGAAGGTTTTTTATTGAAATTAATCGATGAACTGACACTACCTAAGTCAGCCGAAGGGACTAAACAAAAAGTAAAGGAAGGCCTAGTTGCGGCCTTCCAATCATAAAACAAACTTTATACTTTTGTATCGTTTAGAATATGGCCGTTTAGTCCTGAAAGCGGCTTAAATAATAATGGAAAAATAACTTCTTTTTCGTAACCAAACTGACTGCGTTCATCACAATTGGAATGAGAAAACAAATCCAAAGTGCAAAAGTGGAAGTCTGTCCTGCCTGTATAAAGTCAACGGCAACCATTTGTTTTACAACAAAGTAAGGGAAAAAAGAAAGCAAGGTCAAAAGAAAAGAGACCAAAATCCTTTCTCTTGAATTTCCTTTTACATAATAAAAACTATTTGTAGAAATATCAAACCGAGCCTGAGTCCATTCGCGAATCTTTAAAAACGGTTTTTCAACAATCAAATAACTAATTAAAGCAATAAAGGTTGAAATGAGTAAACTAATCAGCGAAGCCTTGAGCAGTCGACCAAGACCATTGTTGTTTACAATTTTATGATCTAAAACAGATAACATAACGGTTGTATTCACTAACATATGAACTAAGTATATTCCATAACTCAATTTACCAACAAAGACCAACAAGGGATTTGCCAAAAACCAAGATACTTTGGAAAAAAAACCACCAACAGCGCCATAAACAATGACAAAGGCAAAAAAGGAGTAAAAACTAATTCGATAGATGATAAAATATTCTTTTGCTTCTGAGAACTCTAATGTGCAAAGATAACAAAAAATGAATACCAAAACAATAAACAAAAAATAAAAACTTAGTTTAGCACCCGGAAGTTTGGTAGATACTTTCTGTGCTCTCCAAAGCTCCATGAGTAAAATTCCATACACAAATGGTTCAAAATGGGTATGGATAGGATGGAACAACGTCTGCACATAAACCTCAAATGAATCCATGGGTACATTTAAAAAATAGTAGTAGCGAATAAAATTAGGGAGTAACAATAAAACAATTAAAAATACAATTTTCTGGATTCGATTTTGCAAAACCTTTGTATAAAACAAAAAAGCAATTGGCATGGCCAAATAAAATTGTTCTTCCATTGATAGTGACCAGCCATGTACTAAAATCCGATTCGGGAAATAATTGGAAATATAAGTTAGATCAGTCCACCAGTAGTATAGTTTTATTTTTAACCCAACAAGTCCGTCGGCAAAAGAATCAGCACCCTCCATTTCTTGGCTTTTCTTCAAAATCCCTGCCATAATGAGGATCGTTACAGAAAGGATCAAATAAAAGGCCGGAAAAATCCTTAACGAGCGTTTGATTACAAAATTTTTCCAACTCTCTAAAAAACTAGCACGTTCCAATTCTCTTGAAAAAGAAGTAGATACTAAAAAGGAACTGATGACAAAAAATAAACTCATTAGAAATTCAACGTTCTGCGCATTGTTTAAATAAGGTGCATAATGACCGGGAAAAGCATCCAACGAAAATGCAAAGCAGTGGAATAAAATTACGAAATAACAACTAAGGGCACGAATGCCGTATAACTCATTAATTTCCTTTTTGTTTTTCTTGAAAATTTCAATAAAATATTCTTTCATATTGGTACGATATTGGCATTATGTCTTGATAAATCATAAGAATGCAATCGATAATTCTTATTTAACCATTTGAATTGGAAATTGAACAAAAGGAATTTTTATTTAAATGAGAGAAGGCAAAATTAAAAACAGGATCTTTGGGATATTATTTATTCTAACAGTTTTCTATTCAATTGAATATACGCAACCTAAGTTTTCCCTTTTTCAAGATAGTCACGATAAGGCAGTACAAACATTTTCAATTTGGAAAAACCATTTTTTAAAGGAGGATTTGTATTATCCTGCCAAAACTTTTGACCCTACTCTCGATTTCTTTCATTTAGCTAAAAATTTACGTATCCAATTTAAAGAAAAATTAGTAAGTGCCTTTCCTATACAATTTGCATTCATGAT contains:
- a CDS encoding UbiD family decarboxylase — protein: MVSLRSTNDFVRLLQTEGELHVISDPVDPYLELAEIQRRVVAKKGPALLFTNVKGTKFPVATNLYGSEKRIHLAFGPKPVATIQRLAKLAKEIFPPRFSKLWKERSLGLLPFQVGLKQVRRAPVLSGSVLSTNELPQVVSWPRDGGAFVTLPLVYTQHPESGNGNLGMYRVQLFGDKTVGMHIQIHRGGGFHYYEAEKKGESLPAHVYIGGPPALTIAAVAPLPEEIPELVFASFLMGEKLRMKKDKTISPYPIVADADFALIGSIPPHLRKPEGPFGDHYGYYSLLHDYPYLDLTHVLHRKDAIWAATVVGRPPQEDHYIAEFLQDLLSPMFPLVMPQVLGVWAYEESGVHSLAAAVVKERYFREAFMGALRILGEGQLSLTKCLLVTNEKVNLKNFSETFKVITERSDPKTDFFIFSHISQDTLDYTSGTVNKGSKLLWMGITDANAPIKFPNLPREFTGNLKDKRFTKPKVFLPGVLVVEGSAFTPNDQLANRLLGEDLGRFHYVFLVDDSEDAVKTDSDFIWTMFTRMEPASDVYARTETIGNHIAYQVPIVFDCRMKPWIPEVLLPLPETVKQVDTKFGSMIDLI
- a CDS encoding phosphatase domain-containing protein, yielding MSQEPNTTQPIITDIKRIAVCGGSLGRERRSYVRGQVVDVGITDLMKAEGLWDLMTGLFIGEETKITPFLDFSLAPVRKPVLKLEVFDTGGNKIYTSGKIKADEDGFFSCEIRDKLPVGFHDFQVILEGLDSFRQYSKDLAHLNNTEDSILGKTTLVGKGKLRILAEDYKGMVVTSDIDQTYLATDIHSGKGKFTAVFETPNQKQALPGMPELYRELRSSLSNAPLAFISASPHFFRRTMLATIAKDGIQIESLHLKYLEGTIKGVFDKVLGTIFNPIEFLQNGFKPAWSRTKKFLGASYQSLFDQMSYKLSILLYDRVYLPTEAKEILLGDNTESDYMIFTLYQIICMGKLSGDELEEYLYKLNFLGRDAITRDSAKKIRLLAEEIQRIHGTINPVALSLINRTSHGPSEVEMREKVREALPTGMYDSVFSKEQAFYGIEGAMGMAVLLESEGYLNLEQILAIVAGMIGKVLEGKLVDEGFLLKLIDELTLPKSAEGTKQKVKEGLVAAFQS
- a CDS encoding acyltransferase family protein is translated as MKEYFIEIFKKNKKEINELYGIRALSCYFVILFHCFAFSLDAFPGHYAPYLNNAQNVEFLMSLFFVISSFLVSTSFSRELERASFLESWKNFVIKRSLRIFPAFYLILSVTILIMAGILKKSQEMEGADSFADGLVGLKIKLYYWWTDLTYISNYFPNRILVHGWSLSMEEQFYLAMPIAFLFYTKVLQNRIQKIVFLIVLLLLPNFIRYYYFLNVPMDSFEVYVQTLFHPIHTHFEPFVYGILLMELWRAQKVSTKLPGAKLSFYFLFIVLVFIFCYLCTLEFSEAKEYFIIYRISFYSFFAFVIVYGAVGGFFSKVSWFLANPLLVFVGKLSYGIYLVHMLVNTTVMLSVLDHKIVNNNGLGRLLKASLISLLISTFIALISYLIVEKPFLKIREWTQARFDISTNSFYYVKGNSRERILVSFLLTLLSFFPYFVVKQMVAVDFIQAGQTSTFALWICFLIPIVMNAVSLVTKKKLFFHYYLSRFQD